A portion of the Streptomyces sp. 6-11-2 genome contains these proteins:
- a CDS encoding glyoxalase/bleomycin resistance/extradiol dioxygenase family protein, producing MDFVSIRIITSDVARLVEFYERATGARATWATEDFAELKTAGATLAIAGTRTVPLFAPGSARPADNRSVITEFLVDDVDRVHQNLTGFVTDFVNEPTTMPWGNRSLLFRDPDGNLVNFFTPVTPAAIEKFAR from the coding sequence ATGGACTTCGTCTCGATCCGCATCATCACCAGCGACGTAGCGCGCCTCGTCGAGTTCTACGAGCGAGCCACAGGGGCGCGGGCGACGTGGGCCACCGAAGACTTCGCCGAACTCAAGACCGCGGGCGCCACCCTCGCGATCGCCGGTACCCGCACCGTCCCGCTGTTCGCCCCGGGCTCTGCCCGCCCGGCGGACAACCGCAGCGTGATCACTGAGTTCCTCGTCGACGACGTGGACCGCGTTCACCAGAACCTGACCGGCTTCGTCACCGACTTCGTCAACGAGCCCACCACGATGCCCTGGGGCAACCGGTCGCTGCTGTTCCGCGACCCCGACGGCAACCTCGTCAACTTTTTCACCCCCG